The nucleotide sequence GAGCCATGCGCCGCGACCTTCGGTGCCGGTGAGCCAGACCTTGGGCGCGCTCACGCCGTGGCGCACGCGCAGGATGTTGACGGCAGGGATGTCTTTTTCCCGCTTCCACGATTTGGCTCCGTTGGTCGTGACATGCAGACCGGCGGACGTGCCGAGGAAGAGTCGCTGGGGATTGAGCGGGTCCATCGCAATGGTGCGGTTGAACCGCTCGGCGAGACCGTTTTCGACGAACGTCCAGGTGTCGCCGCCATCGGTCGAGCACCACGGACCCCAGCCGGTCGCGGCGTAGAGCGTGTTGCCGTCGGTCGGGTCGATCACGATGCCGTAGACGTCGCTGATCTGCCAGCCGGTAACCATGCGCCAGGTCGCGCCGCCATCGAGGCTGCGCACGATGCCGTTGCCGCAGGATAGGAAGATGCGGTCGGTATCGGACGGATCAACCGCGGCGCTGTTGACCGCTTGGATCTTGGGGCCGAATGACGTCCAGCCCGTGTCGGGCATGCGCACGAAGATGCCGGCATCCGTGGGAATGGAGGAATTGCGCTGCGCTTTGGTGAAGGCGGCGGCGACGAACAGGTGCGGTTCGGATGTGGTGGCAAAAGTCGTGCCGACAGTGAGCAGACCGATGGCGTAACGGAGAAGTATAGATAAGTTCATCGGGAGGACGGGCTGATCCGGGTGGTCACTTGGGTGGCCTTGAAATCGAGGTGGCGGGACTCTTGGTCGTGCCGCATGAGTAGTTCGTTGCTGCCGCGGGCGGCGCGGGCGAATGGTCCGTCGAAGAGCGGCCAATGTTCATAGTCGAGGGCGTTGCCATTGACGGTTGGTCGCTCGCCGTAGGTGGCCTTCATGACGGTGCCGTCGAGTGTGGTGAAGCGCACGGTCGGGGTGGGCTCGAGACCGAACTGCAGGGGCAACGCCCGCACGGCGGCCTGGAACGCGGCAAACGACGGGAAGTCGGCGGCGGAAGCGATCTGAGCGACGTATCCGTTTTTAGGATTTTCACTCACGTAGATTTTGTGACCGGCGCCCCATTCGTCGTGGTTGGAGCTGATCCAGGCTCCTGCGCCGCCGGCCAGCAGGCCGGTCCAGTCCGAGGGCCGCCATTCCCCGGCCACGAATGGCCGGTAGGCGATGTAGGTCGGACCGCCGATGGCGAAAATCCAGCCGGACTCATCCTCGGTGACGGATTGCAGATCGCGGGAGAAGAAGGTGTTGAGGTGCTGGAAACTCGTGCCGGGTTCGATGTCGTAGAGGCCGATCACCGCGCCGTGATCCTGGAAAATCTGTTCATAGGGCGAGCCGCTCATGAGCTTGTCGGGAGAGTTGTAGTCGACCTTGGAGCGGGCAATGAGGTCGACCACGGTATCGGCGTCGGCGCCAAAATACATGGTGCCTTCCTCTGCTGAATAATGCGGATGCAACGCGAAGAACGTGTTGGAAATGCCGAGCGGTTTGGCTTCGTGCCATATCATGCTCCAGCTCTGTTGTTGGATGGGTTGGAGCAGGCCGCCCTGACTGGAACCGAGCAGGTAGTCGGGGGTGACGTAGCTGTATTTGTAAACCGGCACCGTCGAGTGATCCTCGACGTCGATGGCATCGGGGCCGGCATGGCGCATGCGCCAGCGGGTGCGTTTCAACTCGCGGTGCACATAGGCGTCATCGCGATCGGTGGCGATGCGTTGCAGGATGGCCGGAGGTGACCAGCCGCTGAGCGCGACGATCAGCGCGGAGCCGTTGAGTTGGAGTTCGCCCTGACCCCACAAGAGCCAGGCGAGGGAAGTCGATGCGCCGAGGGCGGGCTGCATGGCGTGTTTCGGATAGATGCGGCTGTGCGCCCCGCCGTAGATGCCGCCGAGGTTTTCGACCGCGAAGTCGAGCAGTTCGTATTCGAGCATCATCTCGGCCTGACGTTGGAGCTCGGGATCCTGACACCATGCGGTCAGCAAG is from Synoicihabitans lomoniglobus and encodes:
- a CDS encoding WD40/YVTN/BNR-like repeat-containing protein, translated to MNLSILLRYAIGLLTVGTTFATTSEPHLFVAAAFTKAQRNSSIPTDAGIFVRMPDTGWTSFGPKIQAVNSAAVDPSDTDRIFLSCGNGIVRSLDGGATWRMVTGWQISDVYGIVIDPTDGNTLYAATGWGPWCSTDGGDTWTFVENGLAERFNRTIAMDPLNPQRLFLGTSAGLHVTTNGAKSWKREKDIPAVNILRVRHGVSAPKVWLTGTEGRGAWLSTNGGKSWQPTAPAAEAANVYAVAVDPTDGQRLAIGGWDIGVLLSTDGGKTWQNRAAGLPSANVLTLVFDPTHSGRLWAGTFEEGAVFTEDNGATWHDGGIDGSLPNDMGFLLLSARE